Proteins encoded in a region of the Methanofollis tationis genome:
- a CDS encoding right-handed parallel beta-helix repeat-containing protein: protein MAPAAAVVLPDRVAVNESYTDQTPDYGYLNFSSIQDAIDGVATGGEVWVHNGTYREALVIDRSMSVMSVSALTALDQKRPVIDVPGDAIGVEITAGNVTFSGFEVANATEIGIFAHGADAVSIEHNYVSLLNETSPFTCGILVEDGAGACIGDNEVLVIGNGHQMGVTLEGATDARVRDNRVLAVSRDPAVGPVGVGAVNPVLAALVPEDNEPLSTMEAEYVSMVPAGVTVLESASVIVEGNRVRALGLCDEVEGVYASANAWGIRSCDSERVTIIENDVSVVGVAANATRTVGIHGAGDLTLIEGNTVEIYTESRVVQPVGIRLGYAEKGRVLNNTVSVEAECASTAGNDGRMRASGITAFDSFKAQVTGNDISSTLFASGSPETCRVAVEGIYIEECDGCRVSENIAVVESTTIRDLARDGDDCLLRVFGSVNGIDVYASDEPEILENVVETFGGVLSYGRGTPDEPFAGIAGELMMAGISVRSDGDEPVLSPVVDGNAVSVSAQSMTLLGSLPGVLGSALAENSDLQARYAAMVAAKDNRASALSAFEEVEGLDVAESSALAFEPQINEACLAQVRTVTAGIVLEGVLDPTVCRNTVPVFLNTVSLVSSRPISEEATALFEGARPLGLIERAFAGEQMQQAAVLSLIDENGDAWQNLPAEERAAITDAVIDGDADALALYAETDGLFPAGSGVDEIIAGYGEALESDELLGFLNATRLAAAVPVSMNYGLLYTAEGETQVYENTFSVLTTSIGIAVAESEGADVPDAAAGSAGLVTSFGIIGTSDAATLAENTIEVGTSGIYLNIASGSDIETSDAAAGTAHLFLAAGICADGDESLVRGNDITVLQTTEAMAEAVARVKGRMALSVAATAGVGVGIVLDSGTILNAETYAPVPPMMDDVFGDVIQGNTVSVTDEIAVASIAGMLLAPPLDGSSHALSAAVGAAASFGIVAPEASVLDNTVSTIASQNSMAIAEVTDLSDPVTQAAAFDLPGAGAANLGIAVSGGIVTLRSCITNNTVFTAANAEEIIEAATEELLEDARFLGVVGAVDVGIVSLNPSYIDANTVDGEAWAALVGMFQGDRVDGDILGIALDLGILSVGGDATFNTIYNGYAGFPYSYEGEVFEPYATHNWWGDASGPSGSGPGTGSPVYGTALYEPWLTRPADVVLETGKSYFGLEIGSPFIGGDGYRAGLEPGWNTLSFPLALENTTWQAVAGLGDGLDYAVAYSWDAATQTWVQVTDASRINPLDAVYIRMNDYDRLPVQISPEITSPPTRTLEAGWNLVGPAYALVGLPEPIGQAYFWWGEPYGTSVTNALTTVEYTPDGRDGYAVVVSPSINPEAWVFTRGDDASPRVATLTPQSLGLHPRGRCT, encoded by the coding sequence ATGGCACCAGCAGCTGCTGTGGTCCTTCCTGACAGGGTCGCCGTGAACGAATCGTACACTGACCAGACGCCCGACTACGGTTACCTGAACTTCTCCAGCATCCAGGACGCCATAGACGGCGTGGCGACGGGCGGCGAGGTGTGGGTCCATAACGGCACATACCGCGAGGCCCTCGTGATCGACCGGAGCATGAGCGTCATGAGCGTCTCCGCACTGACGGCCCTTGACCAGAAGAGACCGGTCATCGACGTCCCCGGCGATGCGATCGGTGTCGAGATCACCGCAGGAAACGTCACCTTCAGCGGTTTTGAGGTCGCCAACGCCACCGAGATCGGCATCTTCGCCCATGGCGCCGATGCCGTCTCCATCGAGCACAACTACGTCTCTCTCCTCAACGAGACCAGCCCGTTCACCTGCGGCATTCTCGTCGAGGACGGCGCGGGGGCCTGCATAGGCGACAACGAGGTGCTTGTCATTGGAAACGGCCATCAGATGGGTGTCACCCTCGAAGGGGCAACCGATGCCCGCGTCCGCGACAACCGCGTCCTGGCCGTCTCGCGGGACCCGGCGGTTGGGCCGGTCGGCGTGGGCGCCGTCAACCCGGTCCTTGCCGCCCTCGTTCCCGAGGATAACGAACCGCTCTCCACCATGGAGGCGGAGTACGTATCAATGGTGCCCGCCGGTGTCACGGTCCTGGAGAGCGCCTCCGTTATCGTCGAGGGCAACCGGGTCCGGGCCCTGGGTCTCTGCGACGAGGTTGAAGGGGTATACGCCTCCGCCAACGCATGGGGTATCAGATCCTGCGATTCTGAGCGTGTGACGATCATCGAGAATGACGTCTCCGTCGTCGGGGTTGCAGCCAATGCAACCCGGACGGTCGGCATCCACGGCGCCGGCGATCTCACCCTCATCGAAGGCAACACCGTCGAGATCTACACCGAATCCCGGGTTGTCCAGCCGGTCGGCATCCGCCTCGGCTATGCTGAGAAGGGGCGGGTCCTCAACAATACCGTCTCTGTGGAGGCAGAATGCGCCAGCACCGCCGGGAACGATGGGAGGATGAGGGCTTCAGGCATCACGGCCTTTGACTCCTTCAAGGCCCAGGTCACCGGGAACGACATCTCCTCTACCCTCTTCGCCAGCGGGTCACCCGAAACCTGCCGCGTGGCGGTCGAGGGCATTTATATCGAGGAATGTGACGGGTGCCGGGTGAGCGAGAACATCGCCGTCGTGGAGAGTACGACAATCCGGGACCTGGCCCGCGACGGTGATGACTGCCTGCTCCGGGTGTTCGGCAGCGTAAACGGCATCGACGTCTATGCGAGCGACGAACCCGAGATCCTGGAGAATGTCGTCGAGACCTTCGGCGGCGTGCTCTCCTATGGCAGAGGGACGCCGGACGAACCCTTTGCAGGCATCGCCGGCGAACTCATGATGGCCGGCATCTCTGTCCGGAGTGACGGGGATGAACCCGTCCTGAGCCCGGTGGTCGACGGGAATGCGGTCTCTGTTTCGGCGCAGAGCATGACGCTTCTCGGGTCGCTCCCCGGCGTGCTCGGCTCCGCCCTTGCAGAGAACAGCGACCTCCAGGCCAGGTACGCCGCCATGGTGGCGGCGAAGGACAACCGGGCCTCTGCGCTCTCCGCCTTCGAGGAGGTTGAAGGTCTGGACGTCGCTGAGAGCAGCGCCCTTGCCTTCGAACCGCAGATCAACGAGGCGTGCCTCGCCCAGGTCCGCACGGTGACGGCCGGCATCGTCCTCGAAGGCGTCCTGGATCCAACGGTCTGCCGCAACACCGTCCCGGTATTCCTGAACACCGTCTCCCTTGTATCCAGCCGGCCGATCTCAGAAGAGGCGACGGCACTCTTTGAGGGCGCCAGGCCGCTCGGGCTCATCGAGCGGGCCTTTGCCGGCGAGCAGATGCAGCAGGCCGCCGTCCTCAGCCTCATCGACGAGAACGGCGATGCGTGGCAGAACCTCCCGGCAGAGGAGAGGGCGGCGATCACTGACGCCGTCATCGACGGCGACGCCGACGCCCTTGCACTCTATGCCGAAACCGACGGCCTCTTCCCCGCGGGATCCGGCGTGGACGAGATCATCGCCGGCTACGGGGAGGCCCTTGAGAGCGATGAACTGCTCGGGTTCCTGAACGCGACCCGGCTTGCAGCCGCGGTCCCGGTCTCGATGAACTACGGCCTCCTCTACACCGCCGAAGGTGAGACGCAGGTCTATGAGAACACCTTCTCGGTCCTGACCACGAGCATCGGGATCGCCGTTGCCGAGAGCGAGGGCGCCGATGTCCCAGACGCCGCCGCCGGATCGGCCGGTCTCGTGACCTCCTTCGGCATCATCGGGACGAGCGATGCGGCCACGCTGGCGGAGAACACCATAGAGGTGGGCACCAGCGGCATATACCTGAACATCGCCTCTGGCAGCGATATCGAGACCTCGGACGCAGCGGCCGGCACCGCCCACCTCTTCCTCGCGGCGGGGATCTGTGCAGACGGCGATGAGAGCCTGGTCCGGGGCAACGACATCACCGTCCTGCAGACCACGGAGGCGATGGCCGAGGCGGTCGCCCGGGTAAAGGGCCGGATGGCCCTCAGTGTTGCGGCCACAGCGGGCGTGGGCGTCGGCATCGTCCTTGACTCCGGCACGATCCTGAACGCGGAGACCTACGCCCCCGTTCCTCCCATGATGGACGATGTGTTCGGCGATGTCATCCAGGGCAACACGGTCTCGGTCACCGACGAGATCGCCGTCGCCTCGATCGCCGGGATGCTGCTCGCCCCGCCCCTTGACGGATCTTCCCATGCCCTCTCTGCGGCGGTCGGCGCCGCGGCGAGTTTCGGTATCGTCGCACCCGAGGCCAGCGTGCTGGACAACACCGTCAGCACCATCGCAAGCCAGAACAGCATGGCCATTGCAGAGGTCACGGACCTCTCGGATCCTGTCACCCAGGCGGCGGCCTTTGACCTGCCCGGTGCCGGGGCTGCAAACCTGGGGATCGCCGTGTCCGGGGGTATCGTGACCCTGCGCTCATGCATCACGAACAACACCGTCTTCACGGCGGCGAACGCCGAAGAAATTATCGAGGCGGCGACTGAGGAACTCCTCGAAGACGCCCGCTTCCTCGGCGTTGTCGGGGCGGTCGACGTCGGCATCGTCAGCCTGAACCCCTCGTACATCGACGCGAACACCGTGGACGGCGAGGCATGGGCTGCCCTGGTGGGCATGTTCCAGGGCGACCGGGTGGACGGCGATATCCTGGGCATCGCCCTGGACCTCGGCATCCTCTCGGTGGGCGGCGACGCCACCTTCAACACCATCTACAACGGCTATGCAGGCTTCCCGTACTCCTATGAAGGGGAGGTCTTCGAGCCCTATGCCACCCACAACTGGTGGGGCGACGCGAGCGGCCCGTCGGGCAGCGGCCCCGGGACCGGGAGCCCGGTCTACGGCACCGCCCTCTACGAACCCTGGCTGACCCGGCCGGCTGACGTCGTCCTCGAGACCGGGAAGTCCTATTTCGGGCTTGAGATCGGGTCGCCCTTCATCGGCGGCGACGGTTACCGCGCCGGGCTTGAGCCCGGATGGAACACCCTCTCGTTCCCGCTGGCGCTCGAGAACACCACCTGGCAGGCGGTCGCCGGCCTCGGCGACGGCCTCGATTACGCCGTCGCCTACTCCTGGGACGCGGCCACCCAGACCTGGGTCCAGGTGACCGATGCGAGCAGGATCAACCCGCTCGATGCGGTCTATATCAGAATGAACGACTACGACCGCCTGCCGGTCCAGATCAGCCCGGAGATCACGAGCCCGCCGACCCGCACCCTCGAGGCAGGGTGGAACCTGGTCGGCCCGGCCTATGCCCTGGTCGGCCTCCCTGAGCCGATCGGCCAGGCGTACTTCTGGTGGGGAGAGCCCTACGGGACGTCGGTCACGAATGCCCTGACCACCGTCGAGTACACGCCTGACGGCCGCGACGGATACGCCGTCGTCGTCTCCCCGTCGATCAACCCCGAGGCCTGGGTCTTCACCCGCGGGGACGATGCATCTCCTCGGGTGGCGACATTAACACCGCAATCCCTGGGTCTTCACCCGCGGGGACGATGCACCTGA
- a CDS encoding nitroreductase family protein, protein MDHPITVDSDACTRCGICMEICPMGIIAQDGPDDLPRLVPGGEAVCSRCGHCEAVCPAGAVLALYPACGPQHLPGGSAAIAPADLAAYLRARRTVRRYREESVDRETVEALLDVVRFAPSGMNGQPVHWLVVHDPAEVRRLAGLAIAWMREASRAGHPMTDLFGVLVRTWDAGVDQICRGAPHLVVAHADAKDPMAYTDSIIALAWLEVAAPSFGLGTCWAGFFQMAASASPALLEALALPEGHAPQYAMALGYPAYRFPRVPGREPVRVTWR, encoded by the coding sequence ATGGACCATCCGATCACCGTTGACAGCGATGCCTGCACGCGCTGCGGCATCTGCATGGAGATCTGCCCGATGGGGATCATCGCGCAGGACGGGCCCGACGATCTGCCGCGCCTCGTCCCCGGCGGCGAGGCGGTGTGCAGCCGTTGCGGCCACTGCGAGGCCGTCTGCCCGGCCGGGGCGGTCTTGGCCCTGTACCCGGCCTGCGGGCCGCAGCATCTTCCCGGCGGGTCGGCGGCGATCGCCCCCGCGGACCTTGCGGCCTACCTGCGGGCCCGCCGGACGGTCCGCCGGTACCGGGAGGAGAGCGTGGATAGGGAGACGGTCGAGGCCCTGCTCGACGTGGTGAGGTTCGCACCCTCCGGGATGAACGGCCAGCCGGTCCACTGGCTCGTCGTCCACGACCCGGCAGAGGTGCGCCGCCTCGCGGGGCTTGCGATCGCGTGGATGCGGGAGGCGAGCCGGGCCGGCCACCCGATGACCGATCTCTTCGGGGTGCTGGTGCGGACCTGGGACGCGGGCGTGGACCAGATCTGCCGGGGCGCCCCGCACCTGGTCGTCGCCCACGCCGATGCGAAGGACCCGATGGCCTACACCGACAGCATCATCGCCCTCGCCTGGCTTGAGGTCGCCGCCCCGTCCTTCGGCCTCGGAACCTGCTGGGCCGGGTTCTTCCAGATGGCGGCATCGGCCTCGCCGGCGCTTCTTGAGGCGCTCGCCCTGCCCGAGGGGCATGCGCCGCAGTATGCGATGGCCCTGGGCTACCCGGCGTACCGGTTCCCCCGCGTGCCCGGCCGGGAGCCGGTGCGGGTCACCTGGCGATGA
- the ilvE gene encoding branched-chain-amino-acid transaminase, whose amino-acid sequence MIIYLDGAFVPESEAKVSVFDHGLLYGDGVFEGIRAYDGRVFRLDEHIDRLYDSAKTIDMKVPITKEEFKEALLEVLRRNNLKDAYIRPVVTRGKGDLGLDPRKCPKPTIFIIATSWGAMYGDLYEKGLTAVSVSVRRNPAEALPPNVKSLNYLNNILAKIEANYKGGDEAIFFDTHGYVAEGSGDNIFVVKDGVIATPHTLNNLRGVTRKVALEVAASLGIGVEERNLGYFDLYTADEIFVTGTAAEVAPITKIDGRIVGDGHPGPVTRQLMAGFSAVTAKEGTPIF is encoded by the coding sequence ATGATTATCTACCTGGACGGGGCGTTCGTCCCTGAGAGCGAGGCGAAGGTCTCGGTCTTCGACCACGGCCTTCTCTACGGCGACGGCGTTTTTGAGGGGATCCGCGCCTATGACGGCCGCGTCTTCAGGCTGGACGAGCACATCGACCGGCTCTACGACTCGGCAAAGACGATCGACATGAAGGTCCCGATCACGAAGGAGGAGTTCAAGGAAGCGCTCCTCGAGGTCCTGCGGCGAAACAACTTAAAGGACGCCTATATCAGGCCGGTCGTCACTCGGGGCAAAGGAGACCTGGGCCTCGACCCGCGGAAGTGCCCGAAGCCGACGATCTTCATCATCGCCACCAGCTGGGGGGCGATGTACGGCGACCTCTACGAGAAGGGGCTCACCGCAGTCAGCGTCTCCGTCCGGAGGAACCCGGCCGAGGCCCTCCCGCCGAACGTGAAGAGCCTCAACTACTTAAACAACATCCTGGCGAAGATCGAGGCGAACTACAAGGGCGGGGACGAGGCGATCTTCTTCGACACCCACGGCTATGTCGCCGAAGGCTCAGGGGACAACATCTTTGTCGTCAAGGACGGCGTCATCGCCACCCCGCATACCCTCAACAACCTCAGGGGCGTGACCAGGAAGGTGGCGCTCGAGGTCGCCGCCTCACTCGGGATCGGTGTCGAGGAGCGGAACCTCGGCTACTTCGACCTCTATACGGCCGACGAGATCTTCGTCACCGGCACCGCCGCCGAGGTGGCGCCGATCACGAAGATCGACGGCAGGATCGTCGGCGACGGCCACCCGGGCCCGGTCACCAGGCAGCTGATGGCCGGGTTCTCTGCGGTGACCGCAAAGGAAGGCACCCCGATCTTCTGA
- the cfbB gene encoding Ni-sirohydrochlorin a,c-diamide synthase, with the protein MKALLVTGDRSGSGKTSITLAVAALLAQEAPVQTYKVAMDYIDPSYLTAVTGRPCRNLDSYVMDPTLIRAVFEHGAKGAEIALVEGVRGLYEGAEAIGDAGSTASVAKALDLPVVLVVDARSITRSAAALVKGFAAFDPKVRIVGVILNNISSEGHRRKTVQAVEHFCNIPVIGAIPKSEEMRLAMRHLGLVPYREGQESGDFLDRIRAVKEVIGSYIDLDALKALMEDYRSVGAAGPFARTHEADVTVAVAYDEAFNFYYNDLFDVLHAGGAEILTYSPVHDPLPAADGYIVGGGYPEMHAAALEANDRCREALKEASKNGVPIYAECGGLIYLTERLVLRAGWQGREEEETCTMCGVFSGETGMPAHRTLGYVEGRAGGACPFGAGAFRGHEFHYSEVRLAPETRFAYTLSRGTGIKGALDGAVTEQTLASYTHLHPAASADFFRGFLQACRQGPGS; encoded by the coding sequence ATGAAGGCCCTCCTTGTCACCGGGGACCGTTCGGGCAGCGGAAAGACGAGCATCACCCTGGCCGTCGCCGCCCTCCTGGCGCAGGAGGCGCCGGTCCAGACCTACAAGGTGGCGATGGACTATATCGACCCCTCGTACCTGACGGCGGTCACCGGGCGCCCGTGCCGGAACCTGGACAGCTACGTGATGGACCCGACCCTGATCAGGGCGGTCTTCGAGCACGGGGCGAAGGGTGCGGAGATCGCCCTGGTCGAAGGGGTACGGGGGCTCTACGAGGGGGCCGAGGCGATCGGCGACGCCGGGAGCACGGCCTCGGTCGCAAAGGCCCTCGACCTGCCGGTGGTGCTGGTCGTGGACGCCCGGAGCATCACCAGGAGCGCCGCCGCCCTGGTGAAAGGTTTTGCCGCCTTCGACCCGAAGGTGCGGATCGTCGGCGTGATCCTCAACAACATCAGCAGCGAGGGCCACCGCAGAAAGACCGTGCAGGCGGTCGAGCATTTCTGCAACATCCCGGTCATCGGAGCGATCCCGAAGAGCGAGGAGATGCGACTTGCGATGCGCCACCTCGGGCTGGTGCCGTACCGCGAGGGCCAGGAGAGCGGCGACTTCCTCGACCGGATCCGGGCGGTGAAAGAGGTGATCGGCTCGTACATCGACCTCGACGCCCTCAAGGCCCTGATGGAGGACTACCGCTCTGTCGGCGCCGCCGGGCCGTTCGCCCGGACCCACGAGGCCGACGTCACGGTGGCGGTCGCCTACGACGAGGCCTTCAACTTCTACTACAACGACCTCTTCGACGTCCTGCACGCCGGCGGGGCCGAGATCCTCACCTACAGCCCGGTCCACGACCCCCTGCCCGCGGCCGACGGCTACATCGTCGGCGGCGGCTATCCCGAGATGCACGCCGCGGCGCTCGAGGCGAACGACCGGTGCCGGGAGGCGCTGAAGGAGGCCTCGAAAAACGGCGTGCCCATCTACGCCGAGTGCGGCGGGCTCATCTATCTCACCGAGCGGCTGGTCCTGCGGGCCGGGTGGCAGGGGCGGGAAGAGGAGGAGACCTGCACCATGTGCGGGGTCTTCTCAGGCGAGACCGGGATGCCGGCCCACCGCACCCTCGGTTACGTGGAGGGGCGGGCCGGGGGTGCGTGCCCCTTCGGCGCGGGGGCGTTCCGGGGCCACGAGTTCCATTACTCAGAGGTGCGGCTCGCGCCCGAGACGAGGTTTGCCTACACCCTCTCCCGCGGCACCGGGATTAAGGGGGCGCTGGACGGGGCGGTGACCGAACAGACCCTGGCAAGCTACACGCACCTCCACCCGGCGGCGAGTGCCGACTTTTTCCGCGGCTTTCTCCAGGCGTGCAGACAGGGGCCGGGTTCCTGA
- the cfbD gene encoding Ni-sirohydrochlorin a,c-diamide reductive cyclase catalytic subunit has translation MDYIQPRPSSIVAALYTARDLEVEVAILHGPSGCSFKHARLLEEDGMRVLTTSLADNEFIFGGQAVLERVLKGAEKDFHPKRMAVVGTCVSMIIGEDLQAAIEGSGVATPTIAIDIHAGFRENIQGVLAALEPAAAIGWISADELERQRRLLAAANEVERLRGAASRSYIEPSRGDLKHVAARRLIDLAQEGKRGVAIMNAKKETAYMFADELLALHDACPNTEITYIANLEDRGLPKVRADAARVLQGMREAGLEPKLLGALDEYGANGDAIGELIREIEPDFALIVGVPHAVPPEYTEGVEVISVTNGPRQVAPLREMGHAAVVVEVDLHPKTLGVRSIVESEFGAVVRSIARGE, from the coding sequence ATGGATTACATACAGCCAAGGCCCAGTTCAATCGTCGCAGCCCTGTACACCGCCCGGGACCTCGAGGTGGAGGTGGCGATCCTCCACGGCCCGTCCGGGTGCTCGTTCAAGCACGCCCGCCTCCTCGAAGAGGACGGCATGCGGGTGCTGACCACCTCCCTCGCCGACAACGAGTTCATCTTCGGCGGGCAGGCGGTGCTCGAGCGGGTGCTCAAGGGAGCCGAGAAAGATTTTCACCCGAAGCGGATGGCCGTGGTGGGCACCTGCGTCTCGATGATCATCGGCGAGGACCTGCAGGCGGCGATCGAAGGGTCGGGCGTTGCAACGCCGACGATCGCGATCGATATCCACGCCGGCTTCAGGGAGAACATCCAGGGGGTGCTCGCCGCCCTCGAACCGGCGGCGGCGATCGGCTGGATCAGCGCCGACGAACTCGAACGGCAGCGGCGGCTGCTCGCGGCGGCGAACGAGGTCGAGCGCCTGCGGGGCGCGGCCTCCCGCTCCTACATCGAACCCTCCCGCGGCGACCTCAAGCACGTCGCCGCCCGGCGCCTCATCGACCTGGCGCAAGAGGGAAAACGGGGCGTCGCCATCATGAACGCCAAGAAGGAGACCGCCTATATGTTCGCCGACGAACTGCTCGCCCTCCATGATGCCTGCCCCAACACCGAGATCACGTATATCGCCAACCTCGAGGACCGCGGCCTGCCCAAGGTGCGGGCCGATGCCGCCCGGGTCCTCCAGGGGATGCGGGAGGCCGGGCTCGAGCCCAAACTCCTCGGCGCTCTCGACGAGTACGGGGCGAACGGCGACGCCATCGGCGAGCTGATCCGGGAGATAGAGCCCGACTTCGCCCTCATCGTCGGCGTCCCCCACGCCGTCCCGCCGGAGTACACGGAGGGCGTCGAGGTGATCTCGGTCACCAACGGCCCGCGGCAGGTGGCGCCCCTCCGCGAGATGGGGCACGCTGCCGTCGTCGTCGAGGTCGACCTCCACCCCAAGACCCTGGGCGTCCGCTCGATCGTCGAGAGCGAGTTCGGGGCCGTCGTGCGCAGCATCGCCCGGGGTGAATGA
- the cfbE gene encoding coenzyme F430 synthase, producing the protein MKILVLDTIHGGAALAEALKRAGHAVDMVDVYRGREGIPAGEVARRRYDLVTAPVHLDPAYPLLSAAPRRITHHEAVRMILAGKRPARMIEITGARGKTTTATALASVLPGPGILHTSMGTVRYPEGVTLWKRSITPASVLPAAEEAARIGGWLVAEESLGVTGAGDLAILTSTGDYPCAAGKRRALAEKIRSMSGCADVLVPPGTDLPGACAADTIAAVTGTLCRYHWGKIKGSFENPLLALPGYKTPLQMAASAACLLGADPAALAAFAPLEGRMAVARRDGKVIVDNANSGTCRETAVAAAAYARALAGGGPLVLVIGTEGQTICEGFPADEVKWAIDEIRPDRVVLVGDYPEIEGIPAGDLAEGAGIAEEIANDGGAVVLAVKTWR; encoded by the coding sequence ATGAAGATCCTCGTCCTCGACACCATCCACGGCGGCGCCGCCCTCGCAGAGGCCCTGAAGAGGGCAGGCCATGCCGTCGATATGGTGGACGTCTACCGGGGACGCGAAGGAATACCCGCCGGAGAGGTGGCACGGCGCCGCTACGACCTGGTCACCGCGCCGGTCCACCTCGACCCGGCCTATCCTCTCCTCTCTGCGGCGCCCCGGAGGATCACCCACCACGAGGCGGTGCGGATGATCCTCGCCGGGAAACGCCCGGCCCGGATGATCGAGATCACCGGCGCGCGCGGCAAGACGACGACGGCGACCGCCCTCGCCTCGGTGCTGCCCGGCCCGGGCATCCTCCACACCTCGATGGGGACGGTGCGCTATCCTGAGGGCGTCACCCTCTGGAAACGCTCCATCACGCCGGCCTCGGTGCTCCCGGCGGCCGAGGAGGCGGCTCGTATCGGCGGCTGGCTCGTCGCCGAGGAGTCCCTCGGCGTCACCGGGGCTGGCGACCTCGCCATTCTCACCTCGACCGGGGACTACCCCTGTGCCGCAGGGAAAAGGCGCGCCCTTGCCGAAAAGATCAGGTCCATGAGCGGGTGCGCCGACGTGCTCGTCCCTCCCGGGACCGATCTGCCCGGCGCCTGCGCCGCCGACACGATCGCCGCCGTCACCGGGACGCTCTGCCGCTACCATTGGGGGAAGATCAAGGGATCGTTCGAGAACCCTCTTCTTGCGCTCCCGGGCTACAAAACGCCCCTCCAGATGGCGGCGTCGGCGGCCTGCCTGCTCGGCGCCGACCCCGCGGCCCTCGCCGCTTTTGCACCCTTAGAGGGCCGGATGGCCGTCGCCCGGCGGGACGGGAAGGTCATCGTCGACAATGCCAACAGCGGCACCTGCCGGGAGACGGCGGTCGCTGCCGCCGCATATGCCCGCGCCCTCGCCGGCGGCGGCCCCCTCGTTCTCGTCATCGGGACCGAGGGACAGACGATCTGCGAGGGGTTCCCGGCAGACGAGGTGAAATGGGCGATCGACGAGATACGCCCTGACCGCGTGGTGCTCGTCGGCGACTACCCGGAGATCGAGGGCATACCGGCCGGAGACCTTGCAGAAGGTGCCGGCATCGCAGAAGAGATCGCAAACGACGGCGGCGCGGTCGTCCTCGCCGTCAAGACATGGAGATAA
- the cfbA gene encoding sirohydrochlorin nickelochelatase, whose amino-acid sequence MARTGLLLVGHGSKLPYNKELIESTAALIARQHPEYLVRPGFMSMNEPSVDEALDAFRKDEIDLLVVVPLFLAKGVHILQDIPELLGLPEGAKKGTFAHATGAIPLVYADPIGGDPLLADLMVKNAEAAIRSNS is encoded by the coding sequence ATGGCAAGAACTGGATTGTTACTCGTCGGCCACGGCAGCAAGCTCCCCTACAACAAGGAACTCATCGAGAGCACGGCAGCGCTGATCGCCAGGCAGCACCCCGAGTACCTCGTCAGGCCGGGCTTTATGTCCATGAACGAACCGAGCGTCGACGAGGCCCTGGACGCATTCAGGAAAGACGAGATCGACCTCCTGGTCGTCGTGCCGCTCTTCCTGGCAAAAGGCGTCCACATCCTCCAGGACATCCCCGAACTCCTCGGCCTGCCCGAGGGTGCGAAGAAGGGCACCTTCGCCCACGCCACCGGAGCGATCCCCCTCGTCTATGCCGACCCGATCGGCGGCGACCCCCTCCTCGCCGACCTGATGGTCAAGAACGCCGAAGCGGCGATCCGGTCGAACTCCTGA